One genomic segment of Candidatus Nomurabacteria bacterium includes these proteins:
- a CDS encoding AI-2E family transporter produces MTEKKKADMVVVDISWNTIFRILVTIFALALIYRIFPIIVLVFFAFVIASSLIPLVSTLERKKVPKVLAVAVTYIGMLLIVTFISFAVVRPITIELNVVSSDIPGFIENLLTDSADFLSKIPFIDVKESELRTSLQNFYDNNISGTNFISSWFSGADETISALSSIGGFASSLFFMIILSVYIILEHDSFIAILLLRIQNEKRKTLVTELIVEVEQKLGTWLLSQGALMLIIGTLSFIVLSIIGVKFALPLATIAGLLTVIPTLGPIFSSLPAIFVALLTSGFGSAIAVAIGYVLIQQIDNVFITPKIMGNVAGLKPIVVVVGILIGFTLGSVTGAVLTVPILVLLKIAYEFFFKLQKLNKIGQL; encoded by the coding sequence ATGACAGAGAAAAAGAAAGCAGATATGGTCGTTGTTGATATTTCTTGGAATACAATTTTTAGGATATTGGTGACGATATTTGCACTAGCACTGATCTACAGAATATTCCCTATCATCGTATTGGTATTTTTTGCATTTGTCATAGCATCTTCGCTGATCCCATTAGTTTCGACATTAGAGAGAAAGAAAGTTCCTAAGGTGCTTGCTGTTGCTGTAACATATATCGGTATGCTACTGATCGTCACTTTCATCTCTTTTGCTGTTGTCAGACCGATCACAATCGAGCTGAATGTGGTTTCAAGCGATATACCTGGCTTTATTGAAAATCTCCTCACAGACTCGGCGGATTTTTTGAGTAAAATTCCATTTATTGATGTCAAAGAGAGTGAGTTAAGGACGAGCCTACAAAATTTCTATGATAACAATATCTCCGGAACGAACTTCATCAGCTCGTGGTTTTCAGGAGCTGACGAGACTATTAGTGCACTTTCGAGTATTGGTGGTTTTGCTAGCTCGCTGTTCTTCATGATCATTCTTTCTGTCTATATAATTCTTGAGCATGACTCATTTATCGCTATACTTCTTCTGCGGATCCAAAATGAGAAGCGAAAGACTCTCGTCACAGAATTGATCGTTGAGGTTGAACAGAAGTTAGGTACATGGTTACTTAGTCAAGGTGCCTTGATGTTGATAATCGGTACTTTGTCATTTATTGTGTTATCGATCATTGGAGTGAAGTTTGCATTGCCTTTAGCCACCATTGCGGGATTATTAACCGTCATACCTACTCTAGGACCGATATTCTCCTCTCTTCCGGCAATATTTGTCGCATTACTGACATCTGGTTTTGGATCTGCGATCGCTGTGGCGATTGGTTATGTACTGATCCAACAGATCGATAATGTATTCATCACACCCAAGATAATGGGTAATGTTGCTGGGTTGAAGCCGATTGTCGTTGTTGTTGGGATCTTGATCGGTTTCACTTTAGGTAGTGTGACTGGTGCGGTATTGACTGTACCTATACTTGTACTATTAAAGATCGCATATGAATTTTTCTTTAAGTTGCAGAAGCTTAATAAGATAGGACAACTTTAA
- a CDS encoding DUF2085 domain-containing protein: MELLRKYSAEGMLIFLCIYLLGAFTGPLLQKFGHPELGQKVTAIYRVFCHQRVERSMFILGQEGFIRFYSLDELEAKGVIPAENPYVPKALSTSIYGHPYVGNDQVGYKVALCIRDLAIYVALVAFGLIYILKYRISGKDLPYTFKWGLILALMLPMMLDGGFQLIAEIFDLSWVPDAYFASIWKRIITGGLFGVGFGMLIFPNLISSNNMLYNKQEDR; the protein is encoded by the coding sequence ATGGAGTTACTTCGCAAATATTCAGCTGAGGGAATGCTCATATTCCTCTGCATATATCTACTTGGGGCATTTACTGGTCCGCTCCTACAAAAGTTTGGTCACCCTGAACTTGGTCAGAAAGTGACAGCTATATATCGCGTCTTTTGTCATCAAAGGGTCGAGAGATCGATGTTCATACTCGGACAGGAGGGATTTATCAGATTTTATTCACTAGACGAACTTGAAGCTAAGGGTGTCATTCCGGCTGAAAATCCCTATGTACCAAAAGCTCTATCTACATCTATCTATGGGCATCCGTATGTCGGAAATGATCAGGTAGGTTATAAGGTGGCTTTGTGTATAAGGGATCTAGCTATCTATGTGGCTCTCGTTGCATTTGGGTTGATTTATATATTGAAATACCGAATAAGTGGTAAGGATCTACCGTACACATTCAAATGGGGTTTGATACTGGCTCTAATGTTACCGATGATGCTGGACGGTGGGTTCCAACTGATCGCAGAGATCTTTGATCTATCCTGGGTTCCGGATGCGTATTTCGCTAGTATATGGAAAAGGATCATAACCGGTGGACTCTTTGGGGTCGGATTCGGGATGTTGATATTCCCAAATCTAATAAGTAGCAACAATATGTTATATAATAAGCAAGAAGATCGTTAG
- a CDS encoding class D sortase, with amino-acid sequence MNRTRTRKVFLKTLSLFITPLPFIGALLLIVYPNYNDIVLAKESFDPQGKTRSVTLHLFTTLAPSKALVDYEADFDNSNSLEYVSPEVLARFQNSGTVAQRLEPISTTLNIESARINAPIRDGEDAFAMERGPWHFPLSVRPGEKGNMVVIGHRFAELPPSTNTFFNLDKIKIGDKITITQQGGIEYTYTVTETKVVEKNDRSILADHNDHRITLVTCTPLWTSKQRLVVVGQLDKAYRNI; translated from the coding sequence ATGAATCGCACAAGAACAAGAAAAGTTTTTCTTAAAACATTAAGTCTATTTATTACCCCTCTACCATTCATAGGGGCACTCCTTCTGATCGTATATCCAAACTATAATGATATAGTTCTGGCAAAAGAGTCGTTCGATCCTCAAGGAAAAACAAGAAGTGTTACATTACATCTATTTACAACATTAGCGCCTTCAAAGGCACTTGTTGATTACGAAGCAGATTTTGACAACAGCAACTCACTGGAATATGTTTCTCCTGAAGTATTAGCTCGTTTCCAGAACTCTGGAACGGTAGCTCAGAGATTAGAGCCTATATCAACTACGTTGAACATAGAGTCCGCTAGGATCAATGCTCCCATAAGAGACGGGGAAGATGCATTTGCAATGGAACGAGGTCCTTGGCATTTCCCTCTTTCAGTCAGACCTGGAGAAAAAGGTAATATGGTTGTGATTGGCCATAGATTTGCAGAATTGCCTCCAAGCACAAATACGTTCTTCAATCTTGACAAGATCAAGATAGGCGACAAGATCACGATCACACAGCAAGGAGGGATCGAATACACTTATACTGTCACAGAAACAAAAGTTGTTGAGAAAAATGACCGCAGTATCCTTGCAGATCACAATGACCATCGGATCACTCTAGTGACTTGTACCCCCCTGTGGACATCAAAACAGAGATTAGTAGTAGTAGGTCAACTGGACAAAGCCTACAGAAATATATAG
- a CDS encoding ATP-dependent Clp protease proteolytic subunit has protein sequence MLIPTVIESEARGERAYDIYSRLLKDRIVFVTDVIEVNMANTIIAQLLFLEKENPKQDIQMFINSPGGQITAGMAIIDTMNYISCDVSTTCVGMAASMGAVLLSAGKKGKRFALPHSEILIHQPLTPGIEGQASDIAIHAEHMLKQKQRLYEILSKASGQSVKKIEKDADRDHYMTAKEAEEYGLIDQVVSNRQVK, from the coding sequence ATGTTAATACCTACAGTCATCGAATCAGAAGCGAGAGGCGAGAGAGCATATGATATATATTCTCGCCTACTAAAAGACCGGATCGTCTTTGTAACAGATGTGATAGAAGTTAATATGGCCAATACAATAATTGCCCAATTACTATTCCTTGAAAAAGAAAATCCAAAACAGGACATCCAAATGTTCATAAATTCCCCAGGGGGTCAGATCACAGCAGGTATGGCGATCATTGATACAATGAACTATATTAGCTGTGATGTATCGACCACATGTGTAGGGATGGCAGCTTCAATGGGAGCGGTATTATTATCAGCAGGAAAGAAGGGTAAAAGATTTGCGCTACCTCACAGTGAAATTTTGATACATCAGCCCTTGACACCAGGTATCGAAGGTCAAGCCTCTGATATAGCAATACATGCAGAACATATGCTCAAGCAGAAACAGAGATTGTATGAGATCCTATCAAAAGCATCTGGACAAAGTGTGAAAAAGATAGAGAAAGACGCAGATCGTGACCATTATATGACGGCAAAAGAAGCAGAGGAATACGGCCTGATCGATCAAGTGGTTTCCAATAGGCAGGTAAAATAG
- a CDS encoding GNAT family N-acetyltransferase translates to MIPDIKELSVKTEIQNYITREVGILEPLDDDCDVTAKDIQQIATICNSPTVFDMLFADLSAFKGRRYGPEDADFFVSKKSRAEWRDVKAFVYVARNSNGQIVCAVDIKSPEIQDAEIGYWADPDNPGWMTNSVIALTRIAKKAGFKRLFGLVRLGNVRSEKVLSNAGFTLVGEVMTNDIQYNRYEMLL, encoded by the coding sequence ATGATTCCAGATATTAAAGAATTGTCCGTAAAAACTGAGATTCAAAACTACATCACCCGTGAGGTAGGGATCCTAGAGCCTTTAGATGACGACTGTGATGTAACAGCAAAAGACATTCAGCAGATAGCAACTATTTGTAATTCCCCAACAGTTTTCGATATGTTATTTGCTGATCTAAGCGCTTTTAAAGGTCGAAGGTACGGCCCTGAAGATGCCGACTTCTTTGTCAGCAAAAAGAGTAGGGCGGAATGGCGCGATGTGAAGGCATTTGTGTATGTCGCAAGGAACTCGAACGGCCAGATAGTTTGTGCTGTAGATATTAAGTCACCGGAAATTCAAGATGCCGAGATAGGTTATTGGGCGGATCCAGATAACCCAGGATGGATGACTAATTCAGTGATCGCCTTGACAAGAATTGCAAAGAAGGCAGGATTTAAAAGGTTGTTTGGTCTGGTTCGTCTAGGCAATGTTCGTTCAGAAAAAGTTTTGTCTAATGCCGGTTTTACACTAGTAGGAGAAGTTATGACGAATGACATCCAGTACAACAGATATGAAATGCTTTTGTAA
- the tnpA gene encoding IS200/IS605 family transposase, which yields MKKYWSGSHTKHRLRYHVVWIPKRRKNILRKDISTRLTEILYEGCKLNKWWIEELAIKTDHVHMLIQIKPRESLSSVMHKIKGVSSRLLKQEYPDLDEFLWGDSFWCDGYFAVTVGEIEEGVVKRYISSQS from the coding sequence GTGAAGAAATATTGGAGCGGATCTCACACAAAACACAGACTTCGGTATCATGTAGTCTGGATACCCAAAAGGAGAAAGAACATCCTTCGTAAGGATATATCAACACGCTTAACAGAGATATTGTATGAAGGTTGTAAACTAAATAAATGGTGGATAGAGGAATTAGCAATCAAGACTGATCATGTTCATATGTTAATCCAAATTAAACCACGAGAGAGTTTATCATCGGTAATGCATAAGATTAAAGGTGTGAGTAGTCGATTATTAAAACAAGAGTATCCAGACCTAGATGAGTTTCTATGGGGGGATAGCTTTTGGTGTGACGGCTATTTTGCAGTAACAGTAGGTGAGATAGAAGAGGGGGTGGTAAAAAGGTACATTTCTTCACAATCCTAA
- a CDS encoding tRNA-dihydrouridine synthase, producing MRPSSTSIWERLPKPFTVLAPMEDVTDTVFRRLIIGIGRPDLFYTEFTSSEGLRSEHGREKVHHRLEFDPVEHPIIAQIWGKDPEAYAFGSKYAIDLGFDGIDINMGCAVKKVIKQGCCSALMKDRGLATEIIRATQENSSGKSVSVKTRLGFSKIETEDWISFLLEYNLSALAIHGRSVIQQSKGVANWDEIAKAVKIRDSIAPQTLIIGNGDVSTREQLLTYPAKYGVDGIMIGRGIFQDPWIFSDQGPDDVQRSDELLRLGLQHIRSFGEYWEERKNADILKRFMKIYVRDIPGGSLLRDKLLHSKDLHEMERTLQDHIS from the coding sequence ATGCGACCTTCTTCTACCTCAATCTGGGAAAGATTACCAAAACCGTTCACTGTACTAGCACCTATGGAAGATGTTACAGATACGGTTTTTCGTAGATTGATCATTGGAATCGGCAGACCGGATCTGTTCTACACAGAATTTACTAGTTCGGAAGGGCTAAGATCTGAACATGGGCGTGAAAAAGTACACCATCGTCTAGAATTTGATCCAGTTGAGCACCCCATCATAGCGCAGATCTGGGGAAAAGACCCTGAGGCGTACGCTTTTGGTTCGAAGTATGCTATCGATCTCGGTTTTGATGGTATCGATATAAATATGGGTTGTGCAGTGAAAAAAGTCATCAAGCAGGGCTGTTGCTCTGCATTGATGAAAGATCGTGGTCTGGCGACTGAGATCATAAGAGCTACACAAGAAAATTCTTCAGGTAAGTCAGTGTCAGTTAAGACAAGGTTGGGATTCTCAAAGATAGAGACAGAAGATTGGATCAGTTTCCTATTGGAATATAACCTGTCAGCATTAGCAATACACGGAAGGAGTGTCATACAACAGTCAAAAGGAGTAGCTAACTGGGACGAGATCGCAAAAGCAGTAAAGATACGCGATAGTATAGCTCCGCAAACATTGATCATCGGTAATGGTGATGTCTCAACCAGAGAACAACTACTCACCTATCCTGCAAAATACGGTGTAGACGGTATAATGATAGGTCGTGGGATATTTCAGGATCCATGGATCTTTTCCGATCAAGGGCCGGATGATGTACAGCGGTCGGATGAGCTACTGCGGTTGGGGCTTCAGCACATACGGTCGTTTGGTGAGTATTGGGAAGAGCGAAAGAACGCTGATATACTAAAAAGATTCATGAAGATCTATGTACGTGATATTCCGGGGGGTTCACTACTACGTGACAAACTCCTCCACTCCAAGGATCTCCATGAAATGGAGAGGACACTCCAAGATCATATAAGTTGA
- a CDS encoding YbaK/EbsC family protein — MSVQQFKQYVSDNKLEGIDIVELDQETRTAESAAKANGVHVSSIVKSLLVAYGEPLEFCICLVPGDRRLDLERLTKFLGQNCRMATPDEVKSLTGYSIGGVPPLGHVTKVVTYILSGFSRDADVIAAAGSGNSVFRVPYSRLVEITGAIELDI, encoded by the coding sequence ATGTCAGTACAACAATTCAAACAATATGTTTCCGATAACAAGCTTGAGGGTATTGATATCGTAGAGCTAGATCAAGAAACTAGGACAGCAGAGTCAGCTGCCAAAGCAAACGGAGTCCATGTCTCTTCGATCGTGAAATCGCTTCTAGTTGCATATGGAGAACCTCTCGAATTCTGTATATGTCTTGTACCAGGTGATAGACGTTTAGATCTTGAAAGATTGACTAAATTTCTTGGTCAGAATTGTCGCATGGCTACGCCTGATGAGGTGAAAAGTCTTACAGGATATTCGATCGGAGGAGTACCTCCACTTGGGCATGTTACGAAAGTTGTTACGTATATACTTAGTGGTTTTAGCAGGGATGCTGATGTAATTGCAGCTGCTGGATCAGGTAACTCCGTCTTTCGGGTACCCTACTCCAGACTTGTTGAGATCACAGGTGCAATTGAACTTGATATCTGA
- a CDS encoding ATP-dependent Clp protease ATP-binding subunit, whose protein sequence is MNRANIQSNKTTILGYHDKSENSYTLISDELPILLDETYAPFLITTDYHYTIKTKDLSTLINTYQKIEKFDKYKSLLAQALILPGLIVSVLFMFTTFRLLPEVSFITAIVGSKVASITFWLSILGVIVLWHEYYRNKSHPIKIPQSEDFDEKNLVEITTKGVEFEKYSMLKALYFLGQRSQQLLVDFTSNNGLDSMELFKTLVSHPDVIEMVTRSDLDLSLDQLDTYGINAESMPSYPLPALRSIMLYALNEAILSGADNIKPIHIFLSYMRVFPILKKYLKDKNSSHEILQQVAYYMFSKEKSIRSVNQFNVNFPYFKTGGIAREWIYGYTFFLNKFTKDLNQKMAFEQNKFGIGHDREVNELVSVVGRLSKNNALLIGEPGVGKSSIIKGLAQKINRGNVPPQLLNKRITQLDLNTLIAISGKDQNLEALVGKAMGELERAGNTILYIDEIQQIIPTQSQESGQNIAGILLPFIIDGKFPIVGSINYRDYKKAFYDNESLKNSFEPIEVSELTASDTMKIMQTKIELLEKNYGLYVTFPALTTAIELAQRYIVDRRLPDSAVNVIEAACAWAQASGIKKLTSAEVARSVAMQINIPVDDITVEEATNLMNLESNMTKQVIGQDEAVHSVVESLKRARTDIRDPNKPIGVFLFLGPTGTGKTHLSKVLAKEYFGSTEQFIRLDMSEYQEINSISKILGSNQEDARSSITLLDKIKQQPFSVILFDEIEKAHPQVLDLFLQLFDDGRLTNSFGETIDFTNSIIICTSNIGSRQIIDALERDGSMWEEAKQSALLELRGALRPELINRFDKLIMFAPHGIENLVQISKLLLDDLAIRLQNRGISIVWEESIPMLIANNAQEPGMGARPLRRFIQDRIEAKVADEILSTGLTAGDTVQIKESWLA, encoded by the coding sequence ATGAACAGAGCGAACATCCAATCGAACAAAACAACGATCCTGGGATATCACGATAAAAGTGAGAATTCATATACACTGATCAGCGATGAACTTCCGATACTCCTAGATGAGACTTATGCTCCTTTTCTCATAACCACAGATTATCATTACACTATCAAAACGAAGGATCTATCTACATTGATAAACACATATCAAAAGATAGAAAAGTTCGATAAATACAAATCTCTCTTAGCACAGGCATTAATACTACCAGGTCTCATCGTGTCTGTTCTTTTTATGTTTACTACGTTTAGATTGCTACCCGAGGTATCTTTCATAACTGCTATTGTTGGCAGTAAGGTTGCCAGTATTACTTTCTGGTTATCCATATTAGGTGTGATCGTTCTATGGCATGAATACTATCGCAACAAAAGCCATCCTATCAAGATCCCCCAATCTGAAGACTTTGACGAGAAAAATCTCGTCGAGATAACCACAAAAGGGGTCGAATTTGAGAAATACAGTATGCTGAAGGCTCTGTATTTTTTAGGTCAAAGGAGTCAACAACTTCTTGTTGATTTCACTAGTAACAATGGGCTCGATTCTATGGAATTATTCAAAACTTTGGTATCACATCCAGATGTGATAGAAATGGTAACCAGATCAGATCTAGATCTTTCCTTAGACCAATTAGACACTTATGGAATAAATGCAGAATCCATGCCTAGCTATCCATTACCTGCACTACGAAGCATCATGTTATATGCACTGAATGAAGCTATCCTTTCGGGGGCAGATAATATCAAACCTATACATATCTTCCTATCGTACATGAGAGTGTTCCCGATATTAAAGAAGTATCTCAAGGACAAGAATTCATCACACGAGATCCTCCAGCAGGTAGCTTATTACATGTTCTCAAAGGAAAAAAGCATTCGCTCTGTAAATCAATTCAATGTAAATTTCCCATACTTCAAAACCGGTGGTATAGCCCGAGAATGGATCTACGGTTATACATTCTTCCTAAACAAATTCACCAAAGATCTGAATCAAAAGATGGCTTTCGAACAAAACAAATTTGGTATAGGACATGATAGGGAAGTAAACGAACTAGTTTCTGTGGTTGGTAGACTATCCAAAAACAATGCCCTGTTGATCGGCGAACCCGGAGTAGGGAAGTCCAGCATCATCAAAGGTCTTGCCCAAAAGATAAATCGAGGGAACGTCCCCCCACAACTCCTGAATAAAAGGATCACGCAACTGGATCTCAACACACTCATAGCAATATCTGGCAAAGATCAGAACCTCGAGGCATTGGTTGGCAAAGCTATGGGGGAATTGGAGAGAGCAGGAAACACAATTTTATACATTGACGAAATACAGCAGATCATACCTACACAATCCCAGGAAAGTGGTCAGAATATCGCGGGTATACTTCTACCCTTCATTATCGACGGAAAGTTCCCGATAGTAGGGTCTATCAATTATCGTGACTACAAAAAGGCTTTTTACGATAACGAGTCGTTGAAGAATAGTTTCGAACCGATCGAGGTGTCTGAGCTTACAGCATCAGATACCATGAAGATCATGCAGACAAAGATCGAGCTACTGGAAAAGAATTACGGACTGTATGTGACTTTCCCTGCGCTCACTACAGCGATCGAACTCGCTCAAAGATACATAGTGGACAGAAGATTACCTGATAGTGCTGTAAATGTCATAGAGGCAGCTTGCGCATGGGCTCAGGCTTCTGGGATCAAGAAATTAACCAGTGCGGAAGTAGCACGATCCGTTGCGATGCAGATAAATATCCCTGTTGATGATATCACAGTAGAGGAAGCAACAAACCTCATGAATCTCGAATCGAACATGACCAAACAGGTCATAGGACAGGATGAAGCTGTACATTCAGTGGTCGAATCCCTTAAACGTGCTAGGACAGATATAAGGGATCCCAACAAGCCTATTGGAGTATTCCTCTTTCTAGGCCCCACAGGAACCGGTAAGACTCATCTCTCCAAGGTCTTAGCCAAGGAGTACTTCGGATCTACCGAACAGTTCATTCGTCTTGATATGTCTGAATACCAAGAGATAAATTCCATTAGCAAGATCTTGGGTTCTAACCAAGAAGATGCACGTTCTTCGATAACACTCTTAGACAAGATCAAACAGCAACCATTTTCTGTTATCTTATTCGATGAGATCGAAAAGGCTCATCCACAGGTATTGGATCTCTTCCTTCAACTATTTGACGATGGTAGATTGACAAATTCGTTTGGAGAGACGATAGATTTTACAAATTCAATAATCATTTGTACCAGTAATATTGGAAGCAGGCAGATCATCGATGCTCTTGAGCGAGATGGTTCTATGTGGGAGGAAGCAAAGCAGAGTGCATTATTAGAGTTGAGGGGAGCCTTACGACCAGAGCTGATAAATAGGTTCGATAAATTGATCATGTTCGCACCACATGGTATCGAAAATCTAGTTCAGATCTCTAAGTTACTGCTAGACGATCTGGCGATCAGGTTACAAAACCGAGGTATCTCGATCGTTTGGGAGGAATCGATCCCCATGTTGATAGCAAATAACGCCCAAGAGCCAGGGATGGGTGCTCGACCGTTGCGACGGTTCATACAGGATAGGATCGAAGCAAAAGTTGCTGATGAAATACTTTCAACTGGGCTAACTGCTGGTGATACGGTGCAGATCAAAGAGAGCTGGTTAGCATAA
- the rpmF gene encoding 50S ribosomal protein L32, giving the protein MGAQPKRKISKARKGRRRSHNALEKPAVVTCPKCGKTKRPHFECEFCGHYGPKPADKK; this is encoded by the coding sequence ATGGGAGCGCAACCAAAAAGAAAGATCTCAAAAGCTCGAAAGGGAAGGAGAAGATCTCATAACGCACTCGAAAAGCCTGCGGTGGTGACATGTCCAAAGTGTGGGAAGACAAAGCGACCCCACTTCGAGTGTGAATTCTGCGGACATTACGGACCAAAGCCTGCAGATAAGAAATAA
- the nusB gene encoding transcription antitermination factor NusB, which yields MKNPDDPRHAARIVALQQLFLENYSESEGTPTEDFEISDYLSVDELEGLDEELYRSLLDGIHASTDQTFEIISKYAPQWPIEQIKKVDLQILRIAIFEGFIGKLTPPKVAIDEAIELAKEFGGQASDKFVNGVLGALYEEHKGKRSN from the coding sequence ATGAAGAACCCTGACGATCCGAGACATGCAGCAAGGATAGTTGCTCTACAGCAACTTTTCCTTGAGAATTATTCAGAATCAGAAGGCACTCCGACAGAGGATTTCGAGATCTCAGATTATCTATCAGTTGATGAACTAGAGGGGCTCGATGAAGAGCTTTACAGATCCCTTCTAGATGGGATACATGCCTCGACAGATCAAACATTTGAGATCATTTCGAAGTATGCACCCCAGTGGCCTATCGAACAGATAAAAAAGGTCGATCTACAGATCTTGAGGATCGCGATCTTTGAAGGATTCATCGGAAAGCTTACACCTCCAAAGGTGGCGATCGATGAGGCTATAGAACTAGCCAAAGAGTTCGGTGGTCAAGCCAGTGACAAATTTGTCAATGGAGTCCTTGGTGCGCTATATGAAGAGCACAAGGGCAAAAGATCAAATTAA
- the rnc gene encoding ribonuclease III: protein MNKRELTAFANKIGIEFNDLDKFKTALTHRSYLNEIDDSDQRHNERLEFLGDAVLELIVSEYLFETYTDRPEGELTSFRAATVKTESLAAASREMGVGDHLMMSKGEESTGGRDKDYLLANAFEAILGSIYVDQGYQKCKEFVVRWLLHKIDNIVENRLDIDAKTKFQELAQSLFRSTPIYKVLNEEGPDHEKIFTMAVVVDGQVFGEGVGTSKQKAEEQAAAHAIQQLHKKRKIARIA, encoded by the coding sequence ATGAATAAGAGAGAGTTAACTGCTTTTGCTAACAAGATCGGCATCGAGTTCAATGACCTTGATAAATTCAAGACTGCCTTGACTCATAGATCTTACCTTAACGAGATAGACGATTCGGATCAAAGGCATAATGAAAGGCTAGAGTTTCTGGGAGATGCAGTCCTTGAACTGATCGTGTCAGAGTATCTTTTCGAAACATATACAGACAGACCTGAAGGCGAGCTAACAAGCTTTCGCGCCGCAACTGTAAAGACAGAAAGTTTAGCCGCTGCAAGTAGAGAGATGGGAGTAGGAGATCATCTCATGATGTCGAAGGGTGAGGAATCTACCGGAGGTCGGGATAAGGATTACCTTTTAGCAAATGCTTTTGAAGCGATACTTGGGTCTATATATGTCGATCAAGGCTATCAGAAATGTAAGGAATTTGTGGTACGCTGGCTTCTCCACAAGATCGATAATATCGTTGAGAATCGTCTTGATATCGACGCTAAAACTAAGTTCCAGGAGCTTGCTCAAAGTCTTTTCAGATCTACACCCATATATAAAGTTCTAAATGAAGAAGGTCCCGATCATGAAAAGATCTTTACGATGGCAGTAGTAGTGGATGGTCAAGTTTTTGGAGAGGGTGTAGGAACGAGTAAGCAGAAAGCAGAAGAGCAAGCTGCCGCCCATGCCATACAACAACTCCATAAAAAGCGCAAAATCGCGAGGATAGCTTGA
- the rpsP gene encoding 30S ribosomal protein S16 — protein MLKIRLKRTGRKMQPHYRLVVAEAHRSRNSKSVAEIGYYNPRTQPSTFKYEAEEVKKWLASGAQPTKTVEQLLVKEGILKEIKKGSKQSQPKTKKKEASE, from the coding sequence ATGCTCAAAATTAGACTCAAAAGAACCGGACGCAAGATGCAACCTCACTATCGATTAGTAGTTGCTGAAGCACACAGATCAAGGAACAGTAAATCTGTTGCTGAGATCGGGTATTACAACCCTAGAACCCAACCAAGTACATTTAAGTACGAAGCGGAAGAGGTTAAAAAATGGCTCGCTAGTGGAGCCCAACCGACCAAAACTGTAGAACAGCTTCTCGTCAAAGAAGGCATACTAAAAGAGATCAAGAAGGGTTCAAAGCAATCTCAACCAAAGACAAAAAAGAAAGAGGCAAGTGAGTGA
- a CDS encoding KH domain-containing protein: MKQLLETIVRGIVNNPNEVSVEERESVDFPGLTILEITVSDSDKGILIGRKGRTINAIRDLMTISAIRNDKKIKVLVKDDRDAPPVAVSKEPESKTTEDSEPNYNIIDENTSNTDGQGTEDILRDEF, from the coding sequence ATGAAGCAATTACTAGAAACAATCGTACGCGGAATAGTAAACAACCCCAACGAAGTATCCGTAGAAGAAAGAGAAAGCGTAGATTTTCCTGGATTAACAATTCTAGAGATCACCGTATCAGATAGTGACAAGGGTATACTTATCGGAAGAAAAGGTCGAACCATAAACGCTATCCGAGATCTTATGACTATCAGTGCGATAAGAAATGATAAGAAGATCAAGGTATTGGTAAAAGATGACCGAGATGCACCTCCTGTAGCTGTTTCAAAGGAGCCTGAGAGTAAAACAACCGAAGATTCTGAGCCTAATTACAATATTATCGATGAAAATACCTCAAACACAGATGGCCAGGGTACAGAAGATATCCTCAGAGACGAGTTCTGA